Part of the Betta splendens chromosome 17, fBetSpl5.4, whole genome shotgun sequence genome, CCATGCTCTGAAACCCATCCTTGTTCCCACATGCAATTAGACGGTGGAAGGGAACATGCAGCCGGCCCGAGATTAGAGCGGCTGAAATGTGCTTGGTGCTGCATATTTGGCCGCGGCGAGAACAAAATCAGCAAATCATTCCTCCGCtggatggaggaggcagcatTCCTGAACAGCGTGACCTCTGGGACGCCAGCACACGGTGTGACCACAGAACCAGCGGCGCTTCACAAACCGGGAGGTGTCAGTTTGGGAGGGCGCCGCCAATGAATTGAACCAATCGTTATGGTGGTGGATGTGATGCTAATACTGAGTGGAGCTCCATCATCATATGAGGATTTTATCAGCACAACATAACAAATTCTCGCCTCCATACTGTACCACTAATGGCTCTCTCCTCTGCGCCGTTTGTAGCCCATGGGATCAGAGCGGATGGAGATGCGAAAGAGGCAGATGTCGGTGCAGCAGGAGTCGGCAGCGGGGGGAGCTGCACCGGCCCAGCAGGGCCAGCCGGGCCAGGCCAACCCGCGGGGCTCCAACGcgtgctgcttctgctggtgctgctgctgtagctgctcctGGTAGGTCGATGCGGGCTGCTGGTTCCACGCAGCAGCCCGCGGCGTGCGTGTGATCTGCAGCCGCCgtgatgcaaatgtgtgtgatgaTCACTTATCCGCTATGTGCGCTGGAGGCGCTTCTACACCAGCCACACTGATTATCAGGACGAGAGAATGTGCATCATTTAGATACAGACCCAATTTCCAAGGTCGAAAACTTATGATTTATGTAACAGCTGATTTATTAATTGaccaatgaataaataaatacatacaaatagATGTTTTTTACACTGATTAACAGAAAAACTCTTTAATATCAAAATGAAGAAAGGTCTCTACTAAGCGATGCAGCCTAAAAGGTTAAGTAGTAAAGTGAATAGAAATGTTTGAACACGTATTCGTCCTCAGCATTTAGCAGATGCACCTTTAGCAGCAGTTACAGCACGGTTCATGTCAGtcagctgcacatctgctttCCAAGACACAAATCCTGGTTTGGATCGAGGTCCGGGCTCCGAGTTTCTAGTCTTTCTGGGATAAAAGTCTTGCAGTTGTCTTCAGGTTTCCCCCAGGAATTCGTTGCATTCATTTTGCTGCCTTTACAAAGCTTAGGCTGATACTGAGGAAAAGCTAATGCTGGTTCATGTAGTGGTAGTTTCACACAGTGAACTCCATCTAATATGTGATAACTTAGGTTTTGAGTCCTGCTCTGACCTTCAGTGACAGTTTGACTCATTCTCGTTTTGTCTTGTGAGTCGTTGCCATTAAAGATCACGTCCGTGCGTTTCACCATTAGGAATGAAGACCGGGATGAGAGGAACCGGAAGGCGTCCTATGATGTCAAGGAAGGGACCGCAGACTGTGAGGACTGGTGAGTGAGCCTCACTCTGCGTCTCCCCTCGCTTTAATGCCACACGCTGAACTCGCTCACCCCCATCTGTCCTCCACAGTCCAAAGCCCACGCTGGAGGACGTGCGCTCGTGGGGGCAGTCGTTCGACAAGCTGATGTGCTGCCCGGCGGGCAGGAACTCCTTCCGGCAGTTCCTCCGCACCGAGTTCAGCGAGGAGAACATGCTCTTCTGGCTCGCCTGCGAGGAGTTCACCAAGGAGGCCAATAAGAGCGCCATCGAGGAGAAGGCGCGCGTCATCTACGAGGACTACATCTCCATCCTCTCACCCAAAGaggtctgtgtgcgtgtgtgtgtgtgtgtgtgtgtgtgtgtgtgtgtgtgtgtgcgtgtgtgtgggtgtgtgtgtgcgtgcgagtgtgtgtgtgtgtgcgagtgtgtgtgtgtgtgtgtgtgtgtgtgtgcgtgcgtgcatgcgtgtgcgagtgtgtgtgtgtgtgtgtgtgcgtgcgagtgtgtgtgtgtgtgtgtgtgtgtgtgtgtgtgtgagtgtgtgtgtgtgtgtgcgtgcgagtgtgtgtgtgtgtgtgtgtgtgcgtgcgagtgtgtgtgtgtgtgtgtgtgtgtgtgtgtgtgtgtgcgagtgtgtgtgtgtgtgtgtgtgtgcgtgcgtgtgtgtgtgtgtgtgcgtgcgagtgtgtgtgtgtgtgcgagtgtgtgtgtgtgtgcgtgtgtgtgagtgtgtgtgtgtgtgtgtgtgtgtgtgtgtgtgtgtgtgtgtgtgtgtgtgtgtgtgtgtgtgtgcgtgcgtgcgtgtgcgagtgtgtgtgtgtgtgtgtgtgtgtgtgcgagtgtgtgtgtgtgtgtgtgtgcgagtgtgtgtgtgtgtgtgtgtgtgtgtgtgtgtgtgtgtgtgtgtgtgtgtgtgtgtgtgtgtgtgtgcgtgcgtgtgcgtgtgtgtgtgtgtgtgtgtgtgtgtgtgcgagtgtgtgtgtgtgtgtgtgtgcgagtgtgtgtgtgtgtgtgtgtgtgtgtgcgtgcatgcgtgtgcgagtgtgtgtgtgtgtgtgcatgcgtgtgcgagtgtgtgtgtgtgtgtgtgtgtgtgcgagtgtgtgtgtgtgtgcgagtgtgtgtgtgtgtgtgtgtgtgtgtgcgtgtgtgtgtgcgtgcgtgcgtgcgtgcgtgcgtgcgtgtgcgtgtgcgtgtgcgtgtgcgtgtgcgtgtgcgtgtgcgtgtgcgtgcgtgtgcgtgtgtgtgcgagtgtgtgtgtgtgtgtgtgtgcgagtgtgtgtgtgtgtgtgtgtgtgtgtgtgtgtgtgtgtgtgtgtgtgtgtgtgtgtgcgtgcatgcgtgtgcgagtgtgtgtgtgtgtgtgcatgcgtgtgcgagtgtgtgtgtgtgtgtgtgtgtgtgcgagtgtgtgtgtgtgtgcgagtgtgtgtgtgtgtgtgtgtgtgtgtgtgtgcgtgtgtgtgtgcgtgcgtgcgtgcgtgcgtgcgtgtgcgtgtgcgtgtgcgtgtgcgtgcgtgcgctggcAGACGCTCGCGCCGCTCCTCCTAACGCTTTTCCCTCGGCGCCCAGGTGAGCCTCGACTCCCGCGTGCGTGAAGCCATCAACAGGAACATGTTGGAACCCACTTCGCACACGTTCGACGACGCCCAGCTGCAGATCTACACACTGATGCAAAGAGACTCGTATCCGCGCTACATGAACTCCCCAGCCTACAAAAACCTGCTCAACACTCTGTCAGAGCAGTCCCCTGAGTCTTAGGGTGGTGATGACCTGTGATCTTCTCTCCCTCCGCTCCATCTTTACCCCtttttaaaggttttctttgtATGTGCAGTGTAGGATTACACGAACCGGGCCTGGGGCCCGGCCCCTCCCAGGGAACTCAGCGCTATTGTGATCTGCACCTGACCGAAGACACTCAGGTCTCAAAATCTCCCGAGGGCTCGACATCACAAGTACTGCTACAGATCAACACAGCAAAACACTCCAAAGGAATACGGATACATTTACTTtgacttctttttcttttgataGAAATAAtctattttatttgtgttcagAGTTTTTTATGGTCTGTTGTTATTTTGTATGattgtgtgtggggggggtgattCCTACCGTAGACTATATATTTATGAGTTTGTAAATAGTAGAAATGGAATTGTGGGTATTTTATGTGGAAATGCCTGGTTCTACTTACTGCGTATGAAAATCAAAGCTCAAGTCAAAGGCTACGCGTTAGCTCTACTTGCAGGCAGCTTTGTGGGGTACTGTATGCGTTTACCTTGCTTTCACCTGGTTTATTACCTAACCTCACACGTTACCTGTGACAGTGACTTGGCAACTCCAGTTCAGAAACGACCTTAAATGTGGTTGCTGGCGAAGTAACAACAGCTCAGCGATGGAAGTCTACAGGCTTTGCTCCATCTGAACCACAGACGTTTGCCTATTTAAGactgatgtttgtttttgtatgtgtTGTTCACTAGACATCTCATAGGTTTAACATAGTTTTACCAGTGTCACAAAAGAATAATTCTATTTATCagattaaatattttttctaatttattcatatttattgcCAGTGCAGGAAAatacaaattataataaattacagccCTCTAACAAGGTCAACTTTAAAGTTATGTAtagaaatattttatataatacttTATGGGTTCTTATTTTCCAGACCGCTTTTTAGGAAGTTACTGGAAAGAAGTGTGTACTCTGGTATTGAGTAAAGGGTCACGTCCAAAGAATCGACccaagtaaaacagaaaagagaTTTCGCGATAGGCTCATTTGCTCATTTGACGTTAGCGGAGAGGAGCGACACCGCTCACCTGTGCTCACAGCTTGTTCTGATGCTGAGCTGAGCGACGGTGAGCTGTACTGTAGCACGAGCCGTCTCCAGAAGGCCAATTTCCCAAATGCAGTAAAATGCTGTCGACACATTGGGCGAAGATGCTTTGACGCAACGAAGGAGACACAGATTAAGCTGAAAGTCTTTTTCAATGAAGGAATGAGTGCGCAGCTCTACCTGTGGGCCACATTGTCACGTCCAGGCTGAACGGCTGAAGGAACGCGCTCAGATACTCTAAACTGAACCTGTGAATGATCTTGGAAGGTTTGGATGCGTGGCCCGTTTGCAGCGAGTGCTGAGCTCAGGCAGCGTCACCAAAGCTACAGCTCAAACTGTGTTTCATTTACCAACAGTGTTTCCATCCACTACAATTGGAGTTGCCAAGTGTTAAAGACTTTAATGTATTCAAATAGTTTTAGTTCAATTACTTTGTTGCCTCACTTACATGTCACTCAAAGACAAGATCCTCACATGGGGAAGTGCCTTGACATTCAATTTTACGACATCTTTCTCATGGGCAGTGGTTGTTTTCACACTCTTGCCATTCGTGCAGTCACTGGAGCATGAAGCCAGTTTACTGGAAATTCCCTTTCATTGGCCAAACTACTGCATGTGTTTTGTCGTGACTACATGGGTCCCGTCTGTAACGTGGAGGTTGATGACGACACACGTCTTCTCGCGGAGGACAAAGATCAGAGGATAGGGCTGGTTGATCTGAACTTCTTGCCAACCTGTGTGCTTCACGGTGGCACTTGTACTTGTCTTAGAGTTAACTTTAACTTACTATGTGCAATTTGAGTTGATGGATACAAGGCGCAGATCAACCTCAATACACAATCTAAGCCAATGGTTTGGAGTGATGCCTATAAatgttgtttcttcttctgtttacTATATACAATGTGTTATTTTGCGCTGAGTTTACTGaagaatacatttttaaaaaaactaatgtgaatgtttacagtatatggttCAGTTTTTTTCTGCTACTCTCCAAGAAAATAATGACTTGTGGGCATTTTGGTTAAGATAAAATAAAGCACAATAATTTTACTGACTCGGATGAAATTGAATCATTCAAGCACATtcaaagtataaaaaaaaaaatatatatatatatatatgtatatatatatatatatatatatatatatatatatatatatatatatatatatatatatatatatatatatatatatatatatatatatatatatatatatatatatataaatgttcaTGTAGCATTCAGTATCCAAGGCTTCAGACGATGCAGCATCCCCAAATTGTTTAGCTTGTGACTCTTGAAACTGAAATGTTATTCTGGTTTCAAAGAGAACATTGTCCTATTTTAATCGTGATGAGATAAGAGTTAGAGTATGtccaaaaaatacattttcaaattccaacagcttcatttaaaacaaaggaaagaaaaaaaaagccacattAGAATCAACAGATGGCTGCTCgcactgcctgtgtttgtgtatgaggCTCATATACACTGAATATTACTGGAATATTACCAACAGGTCTGAAGAACATGTACTTCAATAAATCCAAAACAATCTCTTACTAGTCCTATGAATCCTCAGGAAACGTAAGGAAACTAACGGGACGATCGGGCCATTATCCTGCTGGTGCGTCCTTGAAAGGATGGCAGCAGTGCTGGAGCCAATCTCACGTCATtgagtgagaggtggtgctcCCTGGACAGGTCGGCCATCCATCACAGCAccacacatacagcacagaCAGACCATTCGAAGCCGCAGGCAATTTATGGTCTCCAATTAACctactgcatgtctttggaagGTGGGGGAAAATGACTTATTTATGTTGTCCTATAGACAGAAGCCGCTTCATCAGCATGTCGTATTAGGCAGCATTTACACGTAGCTTTACTAAAACCCACCAACGGTTGGTTCAGTCTGTGGGAACAGAACAGCTCATCGACAGAGTGGTTGCACCTGGCGATTAAAAAAAACCTGGAGGAAAAGGAAACAATTGCTTCCCCGGTTCAACCAATGATCTGATCCGTTCTCCAGAGAGATTAATATGCATACATCAACATTCACTTTGATGTGATGAATATTCCACCAATACCAAtactcctccacacacacgtcctctCACATCTGATTACATTAGTTTatgttaaacatttacatttactaaGGACGCTCCAAGAGACGACTAATGAAAACACTTGTTTTTAATCAAATGGATTACACTTTATTgggaaattaaataaatcaatgcAATGTTGTCAAGGGGAAGTAAAACAACATTGTGCAAAGTGTTAAAACTAGATATAAAAAAATGCAGATAAAACAAAATGAGACAAGATAGATCACATATATCTGACAGAGGGATACAACTAATTCTGAGATTTGGGGAGAGGGCAATAGGAACGTTACA contains:
- the rgs20 gene encoding regulator of G-protein signaling 20 isoform X2 — protein: MRSDLKQPVGKEKKPYVPSGVINANNYLFSLCIHGEIPMGSERMEMRKRQMSVQQESAAGGAAPAQQGQPGQANPRGSNACCFCWCCCCSCSWNEDRDERNRKASYDVKEGTADCEDCPKPTLEDVRSWGQSFDKLMCCPAGRNSFRQFLRTEFSEENMLFWLACEEFTKEANKSAIEEKARVIYEDYISILSPKEVSLDSRVREAINRNMLEPTSHTFDDAQLQIYTLMQRDSYPRYMNSPAYKNLLNTLSEQSPES
- the rgs20 gene encoding regulator of G-protein signaling 20 isoform X3; this translates as MGSERMEMRKRQMSVQQESAAGGAAPAQQGQPGQANPRGSNACCFCWCCCCSCSWNEDRDERNRKASYDVKEGTADCEDCPKPTLEDVRSWGQSFDKLMCCPAGRNSFRQFLRTEFSEENMLFWLACEEFTKEANKSAIEEKARVIYEDYISILSPKEVSLDSRVREAINRNMLEPTSHTFDDAQLQIYTLMQRDSYPRYMNSPAYKNLLNTLSEQSPES
- the rgs20 gene encoding regulator of G-protein signaling 20 isoform X1 codes for the protein MPCARALRRWEVRPTAALRGVRHTRALMWQQIRRLSRACRHGVGYSVDCSDPGREEQEAACLEPMGSERMEMRKRQMSVQQESAAGGAAPAQQGQPGQANPRGSNACCFCWCCCCSCSWNEDRDERNRKASYDVKEGTADCEDCPKPTLEDVRSWGQSFDKLMCCPAGRNSFRQFLRTEFSEENMLFWLACEEFTKEANKSAIEEKARVIYEDYISILSPKEVSLDSRVREAINRNMLEPTSHTFDDAQLQIYTLMQRDSYPRYMNSPAYKNLLNTLSEQSPES